A genomic segment from Drosophila willistoni isolate 14030-0811.24 chromosome 2L unlocalized genomic scaffold, UCI_dwil_1.1 Seg168, whole genome shotgun sequence encodes:
- the LOC6643387 gene encoding 26S proteasome non-ATPase regulatory subunit 7 translates to MPSLEVSVNKVIVHPLVLLSVVDHFNRMGKIGNQKRVVGVLLGCWRSKGVLDVSNSFAVPFDEDDKDKSVWFLDHDYLENMYGMFKKVNARERVVGWYHTGPKLHQNDIAINELIRRYCPNSVLVIIDAKPKDLGLPTEAYIAVEEVHDDGSPTSKTFEHVPSEIGAEEAEEVGVEHLLRDIKDTTVGSLSQQITNQLMGLKGLNAQLRDIKQYLQRVGDGKMPINHQIVYQLQDIFNLLPDITSDQFTGTMYVKTNDQMLVVYLASMVRSIIALHNLINNKLANRDAEEGKKSIDSNDKDSKDKNKESKDKDNKDTKDKDAKKSEEKSDKSKDDGGKSTKK, encoded by the exons atgcCATCTCTGGAGGTAAGTGTAAACAAGGTGATAGTCCATCCGCTGGTGCTGCTCTCTGTGGTGGATCACTTTAATCGCATGGGCAAGATTGGTAATCAGAAGCGTGTGGTAGGCGTCCTTTTGGGTTGCTGGCGTTCCAAGGGCGTTCTGGATGTGTCCAACAGTTTTGCAG tCCCCTTCGATGAGGACGACAAAGACAAATCAGTTTGGTTCTTAGATCACGATTATTTGGAGAACATGTATGGCATGTTTAAGAAAGTCAATGCCCGCGAGCGTGTGGTGGGCTGGTATCATACAGGACCGAAACTGCATCAGAATGATATTGCCATCAATGAGCTCATTCGTCGGTATTGTCCCAATTCTGTTTTGGTTATCATCGATGCCAAACCAAAAGATTTGGGATTGCCTACCGAAGCGTATATAGCTGTGGAGGAAGTGCACGATGATGGTTCGCCAACTAGTAAGACATTCGAGCATGTGCCGAGTGAAATTGGTGCCGAGGAAGCGGAAGAGGTGGGCGTAGAGCATCTGTTGCGTGATATCAAGGATACCACAGTGGGCAGTCTATCGCAACAAATCACCAATCAGCTGATGGGTCTAAAAGGTCTCAATGCTCAATTGCGCGACATCAAGCAATATCTGCAACGCGTGGGTGATGGCAAAATGCCCATCAATCATCAGATTGTCTATCAACTGCAGGACATTTTCAATCTCCTCCCAGACATTACGAGTGATCAGTTCACTGGCACCATGTACGTGAAAACAAACGATCAGATGCTGGTCGTCTACTTGGCCTCGATGGTGCGTTCCATTATAGCATTGCACAATCTGATCAACAACAAATTGGCGAATCGAGATGCTGAAGAGGGCAAAAAATCCATTGATTCCAATGATAAGGATTCAAAGGACAAGAACAAGGAGAGCAAAGACAAAGATAACAAGGACACAAAAGATAAAGACGCCAAAAAGTCCGAGGAGAAATCCGACAAGAGCAAGGACGATGGTGGCaagtcaacaaaaaaatag